From Triplophysa dalaica isolate WHDGS20190420 chromosome 16, ASM1584641v1, whole genome shotgun sequence:
AGCAACACAACCTCTCTTTCTCATGGCtctgtcacttcctgtttcaaagGGAAGTCTTACCATGGCAACACACCGCAAGAGGAACTGTGGTTACTCTTGACTAAAACCTCTTTCTTCACTGTAAGAACCCCAAACGTTGCCCACCTTTGcttatacacaaaaaaatgaaccgACCAACGAAACAAGCAAATGAGCATCCATGAGAATAACCTCAAACCACAAAGCCACGGAAAGATACATGTCAAGTTCTCGGTTTAAAAACACATGTATCTTAATTGTATGTTGGAATTAGTATGTTGTGTGATAATATCTTAGATCACAGAGAGATAAATTACTGTGCAAATGAGACTGTAAAGATGAGATTTGAATATGcgaagacaaacaaataatttactgCTAAACATTGTAGATTTGAATACAACTGCAACATTCATGCAGTCAAGGactatttgataaaaaatgtaatactaCTCTGCATTTCtgaacaacatttttatgtctTAATAATTTcttctagacatcaatgagatcaAATGCAGAGAAAATGGAAACTATTGTGCACGTCGTATACTCCTCAGATAAAGATCTAGAAATCTCTCAAATGTCTCCATGAGAGTTTCAGAACAGATCTCAACATTGTTCTTAGCCAAATTCTAAACCGAAAAAACAACTGATTAACTGCTTGCCAGGAATAGAGTTAGCCTAACTGGAGACAAAAGTTGTTTTATGCTCCACGCAGACTGTTATCTAATCCATTGAAACCTAAACTCCACAGTTCATTTACAGTCCTGCCCGGTCCAATATGGCGGCCAATAAGACACTTTTAAAACCATAATTCTCTGAAAAACATTGAATCTCCTCTACACCCGAACAAATTAAAGTtcacaacaaacaaatcaaatacaCAAAGTGGAGATAAAATAGAAAGCGATCGATGTCGCACCAAACACTCACCTGTCTAACGTTACTGATCTCTTTATTCACCTGCCGCATGCTTGCCCTCATCTTTAAAACGCGACTCCTGCTTAAGTTTATCTGTAAAGAAGTTTCTTTAGCCAGACGACAAAAGGTCTGACCCAAAAGCCGTATCGCCACCATAATTCACgagaaaacacaagagagagTGTGCGCGTGTAAATTCACAGCACGTTTTAAGGAGCCTCAGGTAGGAATCAGCTGACGCGCATGCGCAGAACGCAGACATTTAAAGCGTTACATATTTGTAAGAAAGACTTGATTGAACAAAATACATGTcctattttttatcaaaactaCAACTAACATggacattatatttattttatataaaatctgTGTTAcgaaagtgttttttattataaaaatgtgactGATAGATTAGAGAAATATGTAGGCTCTTATCACAAAACGTGTCAAACTATATAAAACGTAAAATGTAGAGAGCTTGTGTCTAATAATGTTTGTGCATGTATTGTGATGGAGTGCGGCTCCCCCTGCTGTCTTAAAAGAACATACCCGTTGAAAATAGTGTTGCGACACACTATGAATGGGCTGCAATGTTTTACTATAGTGTAATAATGTTGAACTATAGAGCCCTTCATGACACGAGTTACTTCCGCATTTTACGTTCTTCTCACGGGCGTCAACGCGAGTGtcgcaactctgtttttcaaaggCTCTCATTCTGACTATTGTGCGTGTTTTCAGCAAGTATGTGGTTTTGATGACTTTAAGGTGTCATATGCTTCCGATTTTCACAGCATAAATGTTATAGTTATAGAAGATGAAAACTAAAGGAACATCAAGTAGATATCAAACCTAAATGCCTTTAAAGTGTATGTAAGAATTGAGAAATATCTTAACCACTTTAGGAGGCctattacattattttgtatatttgctGACCATCACTATCATATAAAAGAGAGTTAACTAAACAGTTTATAAACACGTAACTTTTGTCGCTTTTATGATTGTGAAGATCTTGTGTGCATCACTGTAAACAAAGCAGGTCTATATATGATGGGCCTAAAGTCACAGGGAAGTGATTTGCATTCATATTTGTGCATCAGtatataaagatatttgtatGAACATAGCTGTCGTGTCATTCTCCTCACATGTGGAGTGCAAACACACGCCTGAAAAGAGGTAaaatctttctttatttttatatgttggCCTACTTTACAGAGCGACAGAGGGAATGCGAGTGAGAATAATTTAAGCTTTTGATAAACACAGTATTTGTTTAATAAGGACCATTAATTTTCTGTCAGCAGAAGCAAAACGCCTtgttgtttaaattatattacacCATTAAAACTGTTAGGTCATTAGCCTCTTTAATTTAGCTTTATAGAagcattgttttcttttctgttataATCTTCCTCTAACCAAAGCAAGTCTTTTCAGGATATTATCTATGCCTTTATCTTTTCACATAAATGAAACGTGTTTAAAGATGCTGTATATCTTAATCCTGTCTATCCGCAGTGAGGAATCATGGGAGAACGTAAAGTAACGCTGCTCATCATCTGCATTTATCTCTGTATGGACATTTCAATTGCTTAAAGtgaattttaaagtaaatgtcaTTACAAACACTCATAATGCgtgtcatttctttctttctggtTGTCGGTTCAGGCATTAAAGCGTATGAAACCTGCATGCCGCCTGAATGCATCATTTGTAATCCTGACGTATCAGGTAAATCAAACCAAGGAATggatttgtcatttatttatttgacttgtTTATGTAGTCatacaattatatttgtttaatgtaCACATGTGTGCTTGGAGTTTGataatttctttctttaatgTTATAGACCTTTGCCCGCAGTGTAACCAAAGCTGCTACAACAGTGAGTCACATGTTTACATTCATGTTTACATGCATTACATGACCTGTTCTTAATTCTCAGCCGTACTCATGTGTGCagaaaataatgttaaacaaTCATCAGATCAGAGATTTCCAGAGAGTGAACAGACATGAGCTGCCTTTAGATTTATGAAATCAAGacatatgttttttaatctgcTATTCACGTGTATATACAGAACAGAATGTGTGTTGCTCTTTACATCGACTTTTTCTGTCTCCAGATGCTTCGGCAAATTGCAGACAAGGTACCAGTGTTGAAAACTAATGTCACATGACTGATGTGGATTTCATTTCTGAGGATTCATGTGTATATTTAGAATATATGAGATGAGATTAAGGGACGGTTTGGTTTGGCAAAACATACCATGCAGAATGAATTGTGtgcaaaatgtgaaacaaaaattatttgaCAACATTCTGCATTTATCATACAATTCCCTTCGCTGCatgtcataaataaatgttgttgttcttttatcttttaataCTGAAGTACATTGAAATCTAGTACTTTCTTTACAAagtattttcacttttaaaaacacttttaaagactcataaaagtaaaatacttaATCATTATGCAACACTGCTTTCTCGATtcattgtttataaaaaatctttacGAGTTGTCACCTGTTTCTGATCATTCCAGATTTCAATGTGACCCTGATGCCCAGTTCCAAAGTAGTCAATAAATGGAAAGACGCAACTGTGACATGCTTTCATAACCTTCCCCGAGACAATATTTCTATCAGCTGGATCGTAAACAAGAATTTAAGGGAGGGAGATGATAACGAAACATTACAGATCCTCGAAATCACAGAAAAATTGGAAATCACATGTAACATCAGCAGCATTTGTGGAAACTTCGACAACACCACAACCATCACTTTAGAGAGTATGTGATGCTTTctcttttaaacaaataatattatagAGAGCACAAGTTGTGTGGTGATATAATCCTGATCTTACTTTCGTTCTCTGCTGTTCTCAGGTTCAAATGACATATTGGTTGTATTGATCTGTTTCCTGGCAGCATTCTTTATCCTGGTCTCTTTCGCCATAGTCATGAAGATCATTCAAAACAAAGGACAAGGTACATCGATAAACCGTCACCGCATCATCTCTTAAACATCTCCAGGGCGTTGTGCAGTAtctcatgctctctctctctctctctctctctctctctctctctctttagctcAAAGAGAAGCCAGGAGTAGACAACGAGAGCAGAACATTCAGAACATCCACAGCACTGCTACCATATCCACAAGCTACTGGTGAACACagaagacaaagagagagagaaagacatctTCAGAGTTCAAGAGAGTTCTGCGTGTGTTTTGTATGGTGAATGTTGTTTCTCTCAATTTATTAATTGATAGTttgtcatgtgtttatttacacaacAGCATTGTTGGTTTGTTGCTCCTTTAATTCacttgatattatttattttattttaaagagccGCTGTACATATGTGCTTTCTCACACATGTTAAATAGAAGAGATATTCTGCCTAATTCAAaactgtgttgttgttgttttgtgtgttcattGAGTTTGTGTATCTTGAGAGAgtttgtgtggtgtttgtgACGTGACAGTATGTTATGTTGTGTGTCAGGTGAGAGGTTAATCCCGTCTCAGGTCAGGATTGATGTAATGAGTCACGTGACACAGAAGCAAACGGACCATTTTGGTCAAAAAGATCATTGACACCCTAGAGAGCTTCTGAAATGTCTCAGATGAGCTCTCGTGGAATTCTCGTGTTTAAAATACTCTTAAAGAGCAAAGTAGGTGACGTTTATGAGACATGACGGATCTCTTGTGTTTATGATAGATAAATTTGATTTTAGATAAATTTTGTAGAATCTGCacatcctacacacacacattgacactGATCCATGTTTCAAATGTAAACTTTTCTCACCATAACATCTGAGATGTTATCAACATCAAATGTTTGGGTCTTTACTGTTAAAAAGTGTACGTAAACAATTTtgtacttttgtgtttttatttctccatcTCAACACTTGTTGCTCTGTTCATACAGTAACTAATTGATCTTGATTAAGTGTCCAAACCTGGTGTACAtacggagagagagaaagagagagagagagagagagagaattttacaATCATTAtccccaaaaaaacattacttaaaaaacaaaaaacacattttcatcagCAACCTCACATAGGGCTCCTTTCCAACACATCAAATCGTTCACATTTTCCTCAATTCTACATTTTCTGGAAatataaattgacatttttgcttggagagagagaggggggaagaGATTGTGAGATAAGAGATAAGTGAGCGAGTTAGAgggagagtgagtgagtgagtgagtgagtgagcgagttagagggagagagcgagagagagagagagagagagtgtgagtgagcgaatgagagggagagagtgtgtgagagagtgagaggagtgagagagagagagagagagagagagagagagagagtgagagagtgagagagagagagagagagagagagtgagtgagtgagagagagagagagagagagagagagagagagagagagagtgagagagagagaggagagagagaaagagagagagagtgagagagagagagagagagagagagagagagagagagagaagagagagagagagtgagagagagagagagagagagagagagagagagagagagagagagagagagagagagagagagagcgagagagagagagaattcatctcattttttatatttaaagtagaTCAAAGCAGTCAGAGACAGATGACCTGACACAGATAAATCTCATTACTGTAAGTCGCACTGCATCAATGGGCTCTGATATATCACCCTGTTGTTTACACTGAACGAAGATTTCAACTCAGCATGGACTTTCCCTGCAATCTTATTTTCagtttcttaaataaatgaacacgTTCTAATGAAGTTGTGTCACGATATATATACCAGCACTTACAGTAGCTGTGATCTTACTAAATGTTATTATTGACATTGTGCTGATCTTACACATATAACAACATTGAAAAATAATTCATCTTAAGACTCATCTTTGCTTGAGAAAACAGGAATGCTAGTTTCACACGTTTACAGCGCTgaacttttaaaagtaatgtcTGCAAAGgcaatgtttatatttactgaaTGGTTTGAACTTTGAACAACCATTCAACAACTGAATAGCGATGTCTTGAGGAGTCTGACCCGTTAGCTTTTCTTCCCACAATATTAAAGGGGTAATATGGCGCAAACACGTGTTTATCTATGACTTTCtatggtgtgttataagtttcacatgcatgtattagacatgtgaaattgcaaaaatgaaagtgtgggaacaaaagatgcattctatctaaaaggaaatgctcacccagatctgTCTGAAACGCCTCCGCCCCcgcaaatctacatcagttggaggtctgatttgactaagaccgcacaaatgcaagtaaggtggagtacctgtcagtacaattgaagaggaacctgatgttccaagtatggtcagaggcgtcacatttccctcacacacttgcagtattccaccaatcaccacACACTGGTCAAGCGGTCAATCATGATGAGCTTTGTTAATAAattgcacgtttcagagaggcggggcaaagaggagatacaaacatgcaccttatgtggaaaaaacagcgtttttaaaccttaaatcatgtatacacattacatcacatctaaaaaaaaaacaatcttattCCTCATAGCCGCGCCAAATGAACCCTTTATAACAAAGATCGCAATGTGCTTCATGTCAGTTGTACAGAAACTGAAAGGATCTACAGACATGGAATTGAGTATTGTTCTGTTGGGTCTGGATTACACTGGTAAAACCACACTGCTCAAGAGTCTCGCCTCAGAGGACGTCAAGATCATCACACCAACACAGGTACACCACGTCTACATCACACGATCACACACATGTAACATATTACATCACAGTCTTGGTTTCCTGTTCGATCTGTTTTTAGAAGTTTAATTTACATAAACTCATTCGgcagacgctattatccaaactaggagagcatataaatgTCAACGATGGCATGTTTTGTTCTCAGGGCTTTAACATCAAGAGCGTGGCCTCACATgagatgaaaatgaatgtttggGATGTCGGCGGACAGAGGAAGATCCGTGCTTTCTCGACAAAATACCTGGAAAACACTGATTTATTGGTAAGAGGTGAAAAGCAGATGACAGCCTtcacatttacactgtaaacatttacacTTTGTTAACCGATATTTGGTTGCTTATCTTTAGATTTACGTCATCGACATCACTGATAAAAAGCGCTTTGAGGAAACAGGAATGGTGAGGCATTTGAATCAAGGCATTTCGTGAGACAAAGGTTCTACGTGTTAGTTTCAAGCAAATAAAAACTATCTGGGATGTCAATGATGTCATGGAGAAAAAACTGATTTGATGACAGTAGATCAGGTTTAAATTTGGGACGTCACTCTTGTAAATGTCGTTCACCTGCAGGAACTGTCAGAGCTGATCGATGAGGAAAACCTCGCTGGCGTTCCCCTCCTGGTTTTTGAGAATAAGCAGGATTTGACAGCGGCGTGTCCGGCCA
This genomic window contains:
- the LOC130438393 gene encoding uncharacterized protein LOC130438393; this translates as MGERKVTLLIICIYLCIKAYETCMPPECIICNPDVSDLCPQCNQSCYNNASANCRQDFNVTLMPSSKVVNKWKDATVTCFHNLPRDNISISWIVNKNLREGDDNETLQILEITEKLEITCNISSICGNFDNTTTITLESSNDILVVLICFLAAFFILVSFAIVMKIIQNKGQAQREARSRQREQNIQNIHSTATISTSYW
- the arl3l2 gene encoding ADP ribosylation factor like GTPase 3, like 2, which encodes MCFMSVVQKLKGSTDMELSIVLLGLDYTGKTTLLKSLASEDVKIITPTQGFNIKSVASHEMKMNVWDVGGQRKIRAFSTKYLENTDLLIYVIDITDKKRFEETGMELSELIDEENLAGVPLLVFENKQDLTAACPASEIAEGLSHCTASFPINMYRTA